A genomic stretch from Selenomonas sp. AB3002 includes:
- a CDS encoding efflux RND transporter permease subunit has translation MSLPELSIKRPVLATVMTAALVLLGAVSLMNLGIAEYPNMTYPYVSVQITYEGAKPEQIDSQIVRKVEEAVGEARGVRHITSTSTEGTADIGIEFAMEIDAAAATQEVRDKVSAIRDDLPKGINEPVVARYDMNADPVAAIAITSDNMSQRELSILVEDKVKPALQQIAGVGKLSVFGQEKREIQMLMRPESLRAFALSPAEVADNVEKGLKETPGGVLRNSMGRLSLSTKIQVDRPQDLENLMIAQRGGQPVYFRQIGQTRDTIQDSTSVARYDGIRGIGIEVGKQSGGNAVKVAADVKAELLKLQKELPDTVQVHLVRDDAQRITDSMHGVYEDLILGGIFAVLVVFLFLGDIRSTLISAVTIPTSLIATFFAMSVAGFTINTMSMLGLSLAIGLLIDDAIVVVENIIRHREKGENPQEAAALGTKEIVLAVMATSFSVLAVFLPMGFMTGFIASFFKEFGLTISFAVLISLFISFTLTPMLASKFLRPEVQGTGFIAARQQAFSRWFDGLALRYGELLSTILAKHRKQTALIALLLFLASLSLLNLIGMDMLPYSDKGQFTVKYELQDGVSLSQKEASTQRIAEIIRQHEGVEHVYATSSTTEAESMFVKLVPKDERESQTEIIEKIRQELNALPGVKIYVEGLSDMGERPIAVSLTGTDMAKLGEASDIVVKALEEMPGAIDVTSSYRPGSPRLSVITKEARAHDLGVTNEVIGNTVSTLIEGKKTGKFSDTDEQVDVRLRLTESAREKPSQLSFIQVPTGKTDSAGLSRLVPLSSVADWKYETSPASLRRYDRQMEVRVSANVSGISLGEFEEQWAEKLETLELPAGVSTGSAGEATEMDETMGSIIQTLVLAVAFIFMILSAQFESFLEPLAIMAALPLAFIGALLGLLLFGSGFSMISGIGLLLLMGLVTKNAILLVDYAKVRMAEGHSVNEALVMAGKARFRPILMTTIAMMMGMVPLALALGPGAEARAPMAHAILGGLVTSTILTLVVIPCLYSLLHRRN, from the coding sequence ATGAGCCTGCCAGAACTCAGCATCAAGCGGCCTGTGCTGGCCACGGTGATGACGGCAGCCCTGGTTCTGCTGGGAGCGGTAAGCCTGATGAACCTTGGCATTGCCGAATATCCCAATATGACCTATCCCTATGTCTCCGTACAGATCACCTACGAGGGCGCCAAGCCCGAACAGATAGACAGCCAGATAGTGCGGAAGGTGGAAGAAGCCGTGGGAGAAGCAAGAGGCGTACGGCACATCACTTCCACTTCCACGGAAGGCACGGCGGATATAGGCATAGAATTTGCCATGGAGATAGACGCTGCTGCCGCCACGCAGGAAGTGCGGGATAAGGTCAGCGCCATCCGGGACGATCTGCCCAAGGGCATCAATGAGCCGGTAGTGGCCCGCTACGACATGAACGCCGACCCGGTGGCAGCCATCGCTATCACCTCGGATAACATGTCACAGCGGGAGCTTTCCATCCTGGTGGAGGACAAGGTCAAACCCGCCCTCCAGCAGATTGCAGGTGTGGGCAAGCTCTCAGTCTTCGGACAGGAAAAGAGAGAAATCCAGATGCTTATGCGTCCCGAATCCCTCAGAGCCTTTGCCCTCTCCCCTGCCGAAGTAGCGGACAATGTGGAAAAGGGACTGAAGGAAACTCCCGGCGGCGTGCTCAGAAACTCCATGGGCCGCCTTTCCCTTTCCACCAAAATACAGGTAGACCGCCCCCAGGATCTGGAAAATCTCATGATTGCCCAGCGGGGCGGCCAGCCCGTGTATTTCCGCCAGATTGGACAGACCCGTGACACCATCCAGGACAGCACTTCCGTGGCCCGCTATGACGGCATCCGTGGCATTGGCATCGAAGTGGGCAAGCAGTCCGGGGGCAATGCAGTGAAGGTGGCTGCTGATGTCAAGGCAGAACTCCTTAAGCTGCAGAAGGAACTGCCGGACACGGTGCAGGTCCACTTAGTTCGTGACGATGCCCAGCGCATCACGGACTCCATGCACGGGGTGTATGAGGACCTTATCCTGGGCGGCATCTTCGCCGTGCTGGTAGTGTTCCTGTTCCTTGGGGATATCCGCAGCACCCTGATCAGCGCCGTGACTATTCCTACTTCCCTTATTGCCACCTTCTTCGCCATGAGTGTGGCGGGCTTCACCATCAACACCATGTCCATGCTGGGATTAAGCCTGGCTATTGGCCTCCTTATTGATGATGCTATCGTGGTGGTGGAGAACATCATCAGGCACAGAGAAAAAGGGGAGAATCCCCAGGAAGCAGCTGCTCTGGGCACCAAGGAAATCGTACTGGCAGTCATGGCTACTTCCTTTTCCGTGCTGGCAGTATTCCTGCCCATGGGCTTCATGACCGGCTTTATAGCCTCCTTCTTCAAGGAATTTGGCTTGACCATCAGCTTTGCAGTACTGATTTCCCTCTTTATCTCCTTCACCCTGACCCCCATGCTGGCGTCCAAATTCCTGCGGCCGGAAGTTCAGGGCACGGGCTTCATTGCCGCCAGACAGCAGGCCTTCAGCCGCTGGTTTGACGGACTGGCCCTGCGTTACGGTGAACTGCTGAGCACCATACTCGCCAAACATCGCAAGCAGACAGCCCTCATAGCCCTGCTCCTCTTCCTGGCCAGCCTGAGCCTCTTGAACCTGATTGGCATGGATATGCTGCCCTACAGCGATAAGGGGCAGTTCACGGTGAAATACGAACTGCAGGACGGTGTTTCCCTTTCCCAGAAGGAAGCCTCCACCCAGCGGATAGCAGAAATCATCCGGCAGCACGAAGGAGTGGAGCATGTCTATGCCACCAGCAGCACCACGGAAGCAGAATCCATGTTCGTGAAACTCGTCCCCAAGGACGAACGCGAAAGCCAGACGGAAATCATAGAAAAAATCCGGCAGGAACTGAACGCCCTGCCGGGGGTGAAAATCTATGTGGAAGGCCTGTCAGATATGGGCGAGCGCCCCATTGCCGTAAGCCTCACGGGCACAGATATGGCAAAACTGGGAGAAGCCTCGGATATAGTGGTGAAGGCTCTGGAGGAAATGCCCGGGGCCATCGATGTCACCAGCTCATACCGCCCCGGTTCTCCCCGTCTGTCTGTAATCACCAAGGAAGCCAGGGCACATGACCTGGGCGTGACTAACGAAGTGATCGGCAACACGGTTTCCACCCTGATTGAGGGCAAGAAAACCGGCAAGTTCAGCGACACGGACGAGCAGGTGGATGTGCGTCTGCGCCTTACGGAAAGCGCCCGGGAAAAGCCCAGCCAGTTGTCCTTCATACAGGTGCCCACAGGCAAAACAGACAGCGCAGGCCTTTCCCGGCTGGTGCCCCTGTCCTCCGTGGCAGACTGGAAATATGAGACCAGCCCCGCCTCCTTGCGGCGCTATGACAGGCAGATGGAAGTCCGCGTCTCCGCCAACGTCAGCGGCATTTCCCTGGGAGAATTTGAGGAACAGTGGGCTGAGAAGCTGGAAACTTTGGAACTGCCCGCAGGAGTCAGCACCGGCAGTGCCGGCGAGGCCACGGAAATGGACGAGACCATGGGCAGCATCATCCAGACCCTGGTGCTGGCGGTGGCCTTTATCTTCATGATACTTTCCGCCCAGTTCGAGTCCTTCCTGGAGCCGCTGGCCATCATGGCCGCCCTGCCCCTGGCCTTTATCGGGGCTCTCCTGGGACTGCTGCTTTTCGGCAGCGGTTTCTCCATGATTTCCGGCATCGGCCTGCTGCTCTTGATGGGACTGGTTACCAAAAATGCAATCCTGCTGGTGGACTATGCCAAGGTCAGGATGGCTGAAGGACACTCTGTCAATGAAGCCCTGGTCATGGCAGGCAAGGCCCGTTTCCGCCCCATTCTCATGACCACCATCGCCATGATGATGGGCATGGTGCCCCTGGCTCTGGCCCTGGGGCCGGGGGCGGAAGCCAGAGCCCCCATGGCCCACGCCATACTGGGAGGGCTGGTGACCTCTACCATACTTACGCTGGTTGTAATACCCTGTCTGTATAGTCTATTGCATAGGAGAAATTAA
- a CDS encoding TetR/AcrR family transcriptional regulator, with protein sequence MAYDRDELLAKMADALADNPGCTMKELAETVGISKASLHRIYTNKENICQQFGGKEQEILRDIKAIINEKKSPWLEDLQAIIDILADNAPFVRCMGREPLPGQVSEAEWEEFDKDLSGFFRRGKEEGILKGDFSSTEMNDIFFGLITGLIESMSMRQSNPRAVKRIAYDALLGGIYRPLDISPN encoded by the coding sequence ATGGCTTACGATAGAGATGAACTCTTAGCGAAAATGGCTGACGCCCTGGCTGACAACCCCGGCTGCACCATGAAAGAACTGGCGGAAACCGTAGGCATCAGCAAGGCCAGCCTGCACCGCATCTACACCAATAAGGAAAACATCTGCCAACAGTTTGGCGGGAAGGAGCAGGAAATCCTCAGGGATATCAAAGCCATCATCAACGAAAAAAAATCCCCCTGGCTGGAGGATCTGCAGGCAATCATTGATATCCTGGCTGACAATGCCCCCTTCGTGCGCTGCATGGGCAGGGAACCCCTCCCCGGCCAGGTCAGCGAAGCAGAATGGGAGGAATTCGACAAAGATCTATCCGGATTCTTCCGCCGTGGCAAGGAGGAAGGCATCCTCAAAGGGGACTTCTCCTCTACGGAAATGAACGACATATTCTTTGGCCTCATCACAGGCCTTATCGAATCCATGTCCATGAGGCAGAGCAATCCCAGAGCGGTAAAGCGCATTGCCTACGACGCGCTATTAGGCGGCATCTACAGGCCGCTGGACATAAGCCCCAATTAA
- a CDS encoding CYTH domain-containing protein, with protein MAKEIERKFLVEEGWQPEGQGDYIAQGYLSANETAAVRIRIRSGHGYLTVKSNVNGVTRMEYEYEVPLSDAEAMLKLCQGPIIEKHRYLLPAGNGRQWEIDVFHGDNEGLTVAEIELGAEEESFEKPEWLREEVSTDARYFNCNLAKNPYKNW; from the coding sequence ATGGCAAAGGAAATAGAGCGCAAGTTTCTGGTGGAAGAGGGATGGCAGCCGGAGGGGCAGGGGGATTATATCGCCCAGGGGTATCTTTCGGCTAATGAGACGGCAGCGGTGCGGATTCGGATTCGCAGTGGCCATGGTTATCTAACCGTCAAGAGCAATGTGAACGGCGTCACCCGTATGGAGTATGAGTACGAGGTGCCTCTCTCCGATGCGGAGGCCATGCTGAAGCTCTGCCAGGGACCAATCATAGAGAAGCACAGGTACCTCCTGCCCGCTGGCAACGGCAGACAGTGGGAGATTGATGTGTTCCACGGGGATAATGAAGGCCTGACGGTGGCGGAGATTGAGCTGGGGGCAGAAGAGGAGTCTTTTGAGAAGCCGGAGTGGCTGCGTGAGGAAGTTTCCACGGACGCGCGGTATTTCAACTGCAATCTGGCGAAGAATCCCTACAAGAATTGGTAA
- the htpX gene encoding zinc metalloprotease HtpX: MNTIKTAALMALLMALMMAIGGAVGGKGGMTIALILALVFNFGTYWFCDTMVLKSYGAEPIEREQAPELYGLVEKLAANAELPMPRVAIINSDVPNAFATGRNPDNAVVAVTTGIMRTLNYEELSGVIGHELAHVKHRDILISTIAATMASVITYVANMLQWAAIFGSSNSDDEDNGGGFIGMIATIILAPIAASLIQMAISRSREYDADKTGAEICGNPNYLANGLEKIEYYATHAAAMPQATQATAHMFIINPLKGAGKMLQGLFSTHPDTQERIARLRQQAALMRL, translated from the coding sequence ATGAATACCATTAAGACGGCGGCTTTGATGGCTCTTTTGATGGCTTTGATGATGGCTATTGGCGGGGCTGTTGGTGGCAAGGGGGGCATGACTATTGCTCTTATCTTGGCCCTGGTGTTCAATTTTGGTACTTACTGGTTCTGCGATACTATGGTTTTGAAATCTTATGGGGCAGAGCCTATTGAGAGGGAGCAGGCTCCTGAGCTTTATGGGCTGGTGGAGAAGCTGGCGGCTAATGCTGAGCTTCCTATGCCCCGGGTGGCTATTATCAATAGCGATGTGCCCAATGCTTTTGCTACGGGGCGCAACCCGGATAACGCAGTGGTGGCGGTTACTACCGGCATCATGCGTACTTTGAATTACGAGGAGCTTTCCGGCGTTATCGGACATGAGCTGGCTCATGTGAAGCACAGGGATATCCTGATTTCCACCATTGCGGCTACCATGGCTTCGGTCATCACTTATGTGGCCAATATGCTCCAGTGGGCGGCTATTTTCGGCAGCAGCAACAGCGATGATGAGGATAATGGGGGCGGCTTCATCGGCATGATTGCCACTATTATCCTGGCTCCCATTGCCGCCAGCCTTATCCAGATGGCTATTTCCCGCTCCCGGGAGTATGATGCGGACAAGACCGGCGCAGAGATTTGCGGCAATCCGAACTATCTGGCCAATGGCCTGGAGAAGATTGAGTACTATGCTACTCATGCCGCAGCTATGCCTCAGGCCACCCAGGCTACGGCCCACATGTTCATCATCAACCCCCTGAAGGGCGCAGGCAAGATGCTCCAGGGCCTCTTCTCCACTCATCCTGATACACAGGAGAGAATCGCAAGGCTCAGGCAGCAGGCTGCACTGATGCGTCTTTAA
- a CDS encoding TerC family protein, which translates to MESLFAGMFSPEWFAALSGIILLDLILSGDNAILIALACKNLPEHNRGKAILVGGMGAVGIRIVCTLFATGLLALPYLEFVGGALLLYIAVKLLVDHKGEEKSEAPASFWGAIRTILIADFVMSIDNVLSLAGVANTVPEGKWSLIIVGLLISIPIVLFGAQFFLLLMKKIPALVYAGAALLGFTAAKLMVADKGLGAGLEPYSLFMEVGFVVLVLGLGYWLNHRSKGEAAKES; encoded by the coding sequence ATGGAAAGTTTATTTGCTGGGATGTTTTCCCCGGAGTGGTTTGCGGCTTTGTCTGGTATTATCCTGCTGGATTTGATTCTTTCTGGTGACAATGCCATCCTCATTGCTCTGGCTTGCAAGAACTTGCCGGAGCATAATCGTGGCAAGGCTATCCTGGTTGGTGGCATGGGTGCGGTGGGTATCCGCATTGTCTGCACGCTGTTTGCTACGGGGCTTCTGGCACTGCCTTATCTGGAGTTCGTGGGCGGTGCTTTGCTGCTTTACATCGCGGTGAAGCTCTTGGTTGATCACAAGGGGGAGGAGAAGTCTGAGGCTCCTGCTTCTTTCTGGGGGGCTATCAGGACGATTCTCATTGCGGATTTCGTCATGAGCATCGACAATGTGCTGTCACTGGCCGGCGTGGCCAATACGGTGCCGGAGGGCAAGTGGAGCCTGATTATCGTTGGTCTCTTGATTTCCATTCCCATTGTGCTCTTTGGGGCACAGTTCTTCCTGCTGCTGATGAAGAAGATTCCGGCGCTGGTATATGCCGGCGCGGCGCTGCTGGGCTTTACGGCTGCCAAGCTCATGGTGGCTGATAAGGGGCTGGGAGCAGGGCTTGAGCCTTATAGTCTCTTTATGGAAGTTGGGTTTGTGGTGCTGGTGCTGGGATTGGGGTACTGGCTCAATCACAGGAGCAAAGGGGAGGCTGCTAAGGAAAGTTGA
- a CDS encoding calcium-binding protein, with protein MKKDWVVSSNNQILQGTNAADSLYGNAGNDYIIGSDDNGSSSNDCADILVGCEGNDTILAGAGDDLITGDASDLDASLHGNDVLYGDTGNDHLWGNAGDDRGMVLHNAVGKQIKWANSDGHINIYQA; from the coding sequence ATGAAAAAAGACTGGGTTGTAAGCAGTAATAATCAAATCCTGCAGGGCACGAACGCAGCAGACAGTCTCTATGGCAATGCAGGCAATGATTACATTATTGGCAGTGATGATAACGGCTCTAGTAGTAATGATTGCGCTGATATCCTTGTGGGATGCGAGGGAAATGATACTATCCTGGCAGGAGCTGGCGATGATCTGATTACGGGAGATGCCTCTGACCTCGATGCAAGCCTGCATGGCAACGATGTACTCTACGGAGATACTGGCAATGATCATCTCTGGGGCAATGCCGGAGATGACAGGGGCATGGTTCTCCACAACGCAGTTGGCAAGCAGATCAAGTGGGCCAACTCCGATGGGCATATAAATATTTACCAGGCTTGA